The following coding sequences are from one Epinephelus fuscoguttatus linkage group LG5, E.fuscoguttatus.final_Chr_v1 window:
- the slitrk3a gene encoding SLIT and NTRK-like protein 3 — MLWVTLLSTIALGWTTPIPLLEDSEEIDEPCFEPCYCEVKEGIFHVHCDSKGFTNVSQISQIWSRPFKLNLQRNSMRKLYFNSFLHLNNAISINLGNNALQDIHAGAFNGLGILKRLFLHENKLEVFRNDTFLGLESLEYLQADYNVIKRIESGAFRHLHKLRVLILNDNLIPVLPNYLFRSVSLKVLDLRGNRLKTLPYKGTLEYVGRSLMEIQLEENPWNCVCEIVQLKTWLERIPYTALVGEITCEYPFHLHGKDLREIKRSELCPMLSDAEIEAKLGIPRLPFNNENTWPTKPSSMLSSFHNTASSVEYKERVPKPTKRPRPTKNPPTPRSIYPGINQPPIAGYQTRPPIPIICPAGCTCNLHINDLGLTVNCKEKGFHNISELLPRPLNAKKLYLSGNLIQKIYRSDFWNFSSLDLLHLGNNRISYVQEGAFINLPNLKSLYLNGNDIERLTPGMFRGLQMLSYLYFEYNVIREIQPNSFSLMPNLQLVFLNDNLLRSLPNDAFAGTNLARLNLRNNYFLSLPVRGVLEHLTSIVQIDLHQNPWDCSCDIIPLKQWLEKLSSVIVVGDVICKTPEFAFGKDLRSLEVEVICPELKYSSGPSPALPGGDDLTTGSSDMGEAGGRGAVPLSVLILSLLILFISAVFVAAGLFAFVLRRRKKLPFRKRSEVDLTGIQMQCRIFEDPPRQSSAGNTGTPEKPTPSMHTHTHTSHTHAHGHVYDYIPHPVTQMCNNPIYKPREGEIAEEDRAQFSEKKDNGSSSNSNYRTLLEKEREWTLAVSNSQLNTIVTVNHSTADMGGFHENGGLCPTVIDSQRPTPTVGFVDCLYGTVPKLKDMHVAHAHPPGMQYPDLQQDARLKETLLFTAGKGCYPDPSQSDYLELRAKLQTKPDYLEVLEKSYRF, encoded by the coding sequence ATGCTGTGGGTTACCTTGCTGAGCACCATAGCCTTAGGATGGACCACCCCGATCCCACTACTAGAGGACTCCGAGGAGATCGACGAGCCCTGCTTCGAGCCCTGCTACTGTGAGGTCAAAGAGGGCATCTTCCACGTCCACTGTGACAGTAAAGGATTTACAAATGTCAGCCAGATCTCCCAGATATGGAGCCGGCCCTTCAAGCTCAACCTGCAGAGAAACTCCATGAGGAAGCTTTACTTTAACAGCTTCCTCCATCTCAACAATGCCATATCCATTAACCTGGGTAATAACGCCTTGCAAGATATCCATGCAGGAGCATTCAATGGCTTAGGAATACTCAAACGGCTGTTCCTACATGAAAACAAGCTAGAAGTTTTCCGGAATGACACTTTTCTGGGGTTGGAGAGTTTAGAGTACCTCCAGGCGGACTACAATGTTATCAAACGGATTGAAAGTGGTGCATTCAGGCACCTTCACAAATTGAGAGTGCTCATACTAAATGACAATCTGATCCCTGTGCTCCCAAATTATCTTTTCCGGTCTGTGTCACTCAAAGTTCTGGACCTGAGAGGAAACAGACTAAAGACATTGCCATACAAGGGCACGCTGGAGTACGTTGGGAGGAGCTTAATGGAAATTCAGCTGGAGGAGAACCCCtggaactgtgtgtgtgagattgtcCAGTTAAAAACCTGGCTGGAGAGAATCCCCTACACAGCTTTGGTTGGCGAGATCACATGCGAGTACCCATTCCACTTACATGGGAAAGACTTGCGGGAAATCAAGCGCAGTGAGCTCTGTCCGATGCTCTCCGATGCTGAGATTGAGGCCAAGCTGGGAATTCCCCGGCTCCCGTTCAACAATGAGAACACATGGCCTACTAAACCTTCCTCCATGCTTTCCTCCTTTCACAACACAGCCTCTTCTGTGGAATACAAGGAAAGAGTCCCCAAGCCTACCAAACGACCTCGACCCACAAAGAACCCCCCAACCCCTCGTAGCATCTACCCAGGCATCAACCAGCCTCCTATCGCTGGCTACCAAACAAGGCCTCCCATCCCAATAATTTGTCCAGCCGGATGTACTTGCAACCTTCACATCAATGACCTGGGGCTAACAGTGAACTGTAAAGAGAAAGGCTTTCACAACATCTCAGAGCTCCTGCCTCGGCCCCTAAATGCCAAGAAATTATATCTCAGTGGGAACCTAATACAGAAAATCTACCGCTCAGATTTCTGGAACTTCTCAAGTTTGGATTTACTGCATTTAGGGAATAACAGGATATCCTATGTCCAAGAGGGCGCCTTCATCAACCTGCCAAACTTGAAAAGTTTATATCTGAATGGGAATGACATTGAGAGACTCACCCCTGGGATGTTTCGGGGGCTTCAGATGTTGAGTTATCTTTACTTTGAGTATAATGTCATACGTGAGATACAACCTAACTCCTTCTCCCTGATGCCAAACCTCCAGCTGGTTTTCCTCAATGACAACCTGCTGCGCTCCCTCCCCAATGACGCCTTTGCTGGCACCAACCTTGCACGCCTCAACCTCCGCAACAACTACTTCCTTTCCCTGCCAGTGCGTGGTGTTCTGGAGCATCTGACCTCCATTGTCCAGATTGATCTCCATCAGAACCCTTGGGACTGCTCCTGTGATATTATACCCCTAAAACAGTGGCTGGAGAAGCTTTCCTCAGTCATTGTGGTTGGAGATGTCATCTGCAAGACACCTGAGTTTGCTTTTGGGAAGGACCTGCGTTCACTGGAGGTTGAGGTCATCTGTCCTGAGCTTAAATATTCTTCAGGCCCATCACCAGCCCTGCCTGGTGGGGATGACCTCACCACAGGGAGCTCTGACATGGGGGAGGCAGGTGGGCGAGGAGCTGTCCCACTATCTGTCCTCATCCTCAGCCTGCTCATCCTCTTcatctctgctgtgtttgtggctgccgggctttttgcctttgttcTTCGTCGCAGGAAGAAGCTTCCCTTCCGGAAACGTTCTGAGGTAGATCTGACAGGGATCCAAATGCAATGCAGGATTTTTGAGGACCCACCAAGGCAGAGCAGTGCTGGTAACACTGGCACACCAGAGAAACCAACACccagtatgcacacacacactcacactagTCACACACATGCCCATGGTCATGTTTATGATTACATCCCCCACCCTGTGACTCAGATGTGTAATAACCCCATCTATAAGCCCAGAGAGGGGGAGATAGCAGAGGAAGACAGGGCGCAGTTTTCAGAGAAGAAagacaatggcagcagtagcaacagtaactacagAACCTtgttagagaaagagagagagtggacCCTGGCCGTCTCCAACTCTCAACTCAACACTATCGTCACAGTTAACCACTCCACGGCTGACATGGGAGGATTTCATGAGAACGGAGGGCTCTGCCCTACAGTAATTGACAGTCAGAGGCCCACACCAACAGTGGGCTTTGTAGACTGTTTGTATGGGACAGTTCCCAAACTAAAGGACATGCATGTGGCGCATGCACACCCACCAGGCATGCAGTACCCGGATTTGCAGCAGGATGCACGGCTGAAGGAGACATTGCTTTTCACGGCGGGGAAAGGCTGCTACCCCGACCCGTCCCAAAGCGATTACCTCGAGTTAAGGGCCAAACTTCAAACAAAGCCGGATTACCTCGAAGTCTTGGAAAAATCTTACCggttttaa